A stretch of the Aegilops tauschii subsp. strangulata cultivar AL8/78 chromosome 4, Aet v6.0, whole genome shotgun sequence genome encodes the following:
- the LOC120962993 gene encoding uncharacterized protein: MSAASGYVAVPRCPVIFDGTNYTEFAGFMRIHMRGIRLWGVLSGEVCCPPRPVPPVAPTPPTPLVLPPDATQAAKDAAKIADEAADRAYDERALAYEEALQTYHGALSVYTQWLDDDARAAAVLTASVLPQFASEFLGLPTVFQMWTCLRQRYEPSGDALYLSVVRQEHALQQGDSTVDAFYAQSSAIWRQLDSLRSAGCRTCPCCQAVQADLEFHRVYEFLSRLRKEFEPRRAQLLARGRISLMEALSEIRAEETRLRGAGLLEVPSVLATRVSSTPPAAPPHSRSSAPPLLPTPSGGSGRPRSHCDYCKNDGHIESQCYTKRKHLRKARSSGTASSPSPVSAIALTEQDILRLKRLLAASGSSSTGTAGSVTDASRTEHPPSTQSGSSHAHSGWGWPSPP, translated from the exons ATGTCTGCTGCATCAGGCTACGTTGCTGTCCCTCGCTGTCCGGTGATCTTCGATGGTACCAACTACACCGAGTTCGCTGGCTTCATGCGCATTCACATGCGTGGCATTCGTCTCTGGGGTGTTCTTTCTGGCGAGGTCTGCTGTCCACCACGTCCGGTCCCTCCGGTGGCCCCTACTCCACCGACTCCACTGGTTCTTCCTCCGGACGCTACTCAGGCCGCCAAGGATGCGGCTAAGATTGCTGATGAGGCTGCTGATCGTGCCTATGATGAGAGGGCTTTGGCTTATGAGGAGGCTCTTCAGACGTATCATGGTGCTTTGTCTGTTTACACCCAGTGGCTTGatgatgatgctcgtgctgcagctgttctcactgctagtgttctgcctcagtttgcttctgagtttctgggtcttcctactgtcttccagatgtggacctgtcttcgtcagcgctatgagccctctggtgatgccttatacctttctgtggttcgtcaggagcatgctcttcagcagggtgactCTACTGTTGATGCCTTTTATGCACAGAGTTCTGCTATCTGGCGCCAGCTTGATTCTCTCCGCAGTGCTGGTTGTCGTACTTGTCCCTGCTGCCAGGCTGTCCAGGCCGATTTGGAGTTTCATCGCGTCTACGAGTTCCTGTCTCGGCTCCGTAAGGAGTTTGAGCCCCGGCGTGCTCAGTTGCTTGCTCGTGGCCGTATTTCACTCATGGAGGCGCTTTCAGAGATTCGTGCTGAGGAGACTCGCCTACGTGGTGCTGGTTTGCTGGAGGTTCCCTCTGTGCTCGCTACTCGGGTTTCTTCCACTCCACCTGCTGCACCGCCCCATTCTCGCTCGAGTGCTCCGCCGCTCTTGCCCACTCCTTCTGGAGGCTCAGGTCGCCCCCGTTCACATTGTGACTACTGCAAGAATGATGGTCATATTGAGTCCCAGTGCTACACCAAGCGGAAACACCTGCGCAAGGCGCGATCATCAGGGACTGCGTCATCTCCCTCGCCAGTTTCAGCCATTGCTTTGACCGAGCAGGATATTTTGAGACTTAAGCGTCTGCTCGCGGCTTCAGGTTCTTCCTCGACGGGTACTGCTGGTTCTGTGACTGATGCTTCCCGCACTGAGCACCCGCCctctacacagtcag gatcgtcgcacgcacactctggttggggctggccctcgccgccgtga